From Brevibacillus marinus, a single genomic window includes:
- the gcvT gene encoding glycine cleavage system aminomethyltransferase GcvT, whose protein sequence is MSELQRTPLYPVYARYGAKTIDFAGWELPVQFTSITQEHEAVRTRAGLFDVSHMGEVEVKGKGALAYLQRLTTNDVGKLVPGRAQYSVMCYPDGGTVDDLVVYQLAEDHYWLVVNAANLAKDLAWLNQHRTEDVTIANLSPKIAQLAIQGPRAEAILQRLTECDLSQIGFFHFRADVRLAGIAALVSRSGYTGEDGFELYVQADQAVSLWEKLLACGEADGLVPCGLGARDTLRFEAKLPLYGQELSETITPIEAGIGFAVKTDKAVPCIGCEVLKQQKEAGPPRKLVGIEMLERGIPRTAYPVYADGKRIGAVTTGTQSPTLKKSLGLALLDAAYTALDTVVEVEIRGSRRRAKVVPTPFYKRAKT, encoded by the coding sequence ATGAGCGAATTGCAGCGAACCCCTTTGTATCCGGTCTACGCCCGCTATGGCGCGAAGACGATCGACTTCGCCGGATGGGAACTGCCGGTCCAGTTTACCAGCATTACGCAGGAGCACGAAGCGGTCCGCACCAGGGCCGGGTTGTTTGACGTCTCCCACATGGGAGAGGTGGAGGTCAAGGGCAAAGGCGCACTGGCCTACCTGCAGCGGCTGACGACCAACGATGTCGGCAAACTGGTTCCCGGCCGGGCCCAGTACAGCGTGATGTGCTACCCGGATGGCGGCACGGTAGACGATCTTGTGGTCTACCAGCTGGCGGAAGACCATTACTGGCTGGTGGTCAATGCCGCCAATCTCGCCAAGGACCTGGCCTGGCTCAACCAGCATCGGACGGAAGACGTGACGATCGCCAACCTCTCCCCAAAGATCGCCCAACTGGCGATCCAGGGACCGCGCGCGGAAGCGATTCTGCAGCGGCTGACCGAGTGTGACCTGTCGCAAATCGGCTTCTTTCACTTCCGCGCGGACGTGCGGTTGGCCGGGATTGCCGCGCTCGTCTCGCGCAGCGGTTACACCGGGGAGGACGGCTTTGAGCTGTACGTGCAGGCTGATCAGGCTGTTTCCCTGTGGGAAAAACTGCTTGCGTGCGGCGAAGCGGACGGCCTCGTTCCCTGCGGCTTGGGCGCCCGCGACACGCTGCGCTTTGAAGCGAAGCTGCCGCTCTACGGGCAGGAGTTGAGCGAGACGATCACGCCGATTGAAGCGGGGATCGGTTTCGCCGTGAAAACAGACAAAGCCGTTCCCTGCATCGGCTGTGAGGTGCTGAAGCAGCAGAAGGAAGCGGGACCGCCGCGGAAGCTGGTGGGAATCGAGATGCTTGAGCGCGGCATCCCGCGGACGGCATATCCTGTCTACGCCGACGGCAAACGGATCGGTGCGGTGACCACGGGCACGCAGTCACCCACCTTGAAAAAAAGCCTCGGCTTGGCGCTGCTCGACGCGGCATACACCGCCCTGGACACGGTTGTCGAAGTCGAGATCCGGGGCAGCCGGCGGCGGGCAAAAGTGGTGCCCACGCCTTTCTACAAGCGGGCCAAAACGTGA
- a CDS encoding DEAD/DEAH box helicase — MSRVPVTFDRSWLPDLHLLIAEDGPWHKWELFQLALEAEEALAVKDFDQLQALKYLPQLTPYPHQLATAKKVLNEMRGRAILADEVGLGKTIEAGLIVKEYMVRGLAKKVLVLVPASLVLQWTKELNQKFGIPAVAQKKEYMWRQYDVVVASIDTAKRDPHRRHVLAIDYDMLIIDEAHKLKNKRTRNYQFVREIKKKYCLLLTATPIQNELTELYNLITLLRPGHLGQADDFSANYVESKRQAKNNEQLRQEVEKVMIRNRRSDGGIQFTPRRVQSVPVELSPEEWSLYEGVTRFVREHYRSSLGGINALALITLQREVCSSREAAFMTLYNMYQRTAEGSPEQQAILHLVELIKRIETHSKAAKTVELLQAINDKAIIFTEYRATQNYLLKYLSEHGITAVPFRGGFKRSKKDWMTDLFQNRAQVLVATEAGGEGINLQFCNQVINYDMPWNPLRVEQRIGRVHRLGQERDVYIYNLSTRGTIEEHILHLLYEKIDLFEMVIGELDEIVERLALGKSLEQNVIDIIMESASEREMALKMDNMGKVIRAIRESRRADQEQAKSGNLR, encoded by the coding sequence ATGTCACGTGTTCCCGTCACTTTTGATCGCTCCTGGCTGCCCGATTTGCACCTCCTGATTGCCGAAGACGGCCCTTGGCACAAATGGGAGCTGTTTCAACTGGCGCTGGAGGCGGAAGAAGCGTTGGCGGTGAAGGATTTTGACCAGCTGCAGGCACTCAAGTACCTGCCCCAGCTCACCCCCTATCCGCATCAGCTGGCCACAGCCAAAAAAGTGCTGAACGAAATGCGCGGGCGGGCCATTCTCGCGGACGAAGTGGGGCTAGGCAAGACGATCGAAGCCGGACTGATCGTAAAAGAGTACATGGTGCGGGGATTGGCCAAAAAAGTCCTGGTTCTGGTCCCCGCTTCGCTTGTTCTGCAATGGACGAAGGAGTTGAATCAGAAGTTCGGCATCCCCGCCGTCGCCCAGAAAAAAGAATACATGTGGCGCCAGTACGACGTCGTCGTCGCCTCCATTGATACGGCCAAACGGGACCCGCACCGGCGGCATGTGCTCGCGATCGACTACGACATGCTGATCATCGATGAAGCGCACAAGCTGAAAAACAAGCGGACACGCAACTATCAATTCGTGCGGGAAATCAAGAAAAAGTACTGCCTGCTGTTGACCGCCACGCCGATCCAGAACGAACTGACGGAACTGTACAACCTGATCACCCTGCTGCGTCCCGGACATCTCGGCCAGGCCGACGATTTTTCCGCCAATTACGTGGAAAGCAAGCGGCAGGCCAAAAACAACGAACAGCTGCGGCAAGAAGTGGAAAAAGTGATGATCCGCAACCGCCGCAGCGACGGGGGCATCCAGTTTACGCCGCGCCGCGTCCAATCCGTTCCGGTTGAGCTCAGCCCGGAAGAGTGGTCGCTTTACGAAGGGGTAACGCGGTTTGTGCGCGAACACTACCGCTCCTCGCTCGGCGGGATCAATGCGCTGGCCCTGATCACCCTGCAGCGGGAGGTTTGCTCCAGCCGCGAAGCGGCGTTTATGACCCTCTACAACATGTATCAGCGAACGGCCGAAGGCTCTCCCGAACAGCAGGCGATTCTCCACTTGGTGGAGCTGATCAAACGGATCGAAACGCACTCCAAAGCAGCGAAAACGGTGGAGCTGCTCCAAGCGATCAATGACAAGGCGATTATCTTCACCGAGTACAGGGCGACGCAAAATTACCTGCTCAAGTACCTGAGCGAGCACGGCATTACCGCCGTCCCGTTTCGCGGCGGATTCAAGCGCAGCAAAAAAGACTGGATGACCGACCTGTTTCAAAACCGGGCACAGGTCTTAGTGGCGACGGAAGCGGGCGGCGAAGGGATCAACCTGCAGTTTTGCAACCAGGTGATCAACTACGACATGCCCTGGAATCCGCTGCGCGTCGAACAGCGGATCGGCCGCGTGCACCGGCTGGGGCAGGAACGGGACGTCTACATATACAACCTGTCGACACGCGGGACCATCGAAGAACATATTTTGCACCTGCTCTACGAAAAGATCGATCTGTTCGAGATGGTGATCGGCGAACTGGACGAGATTGTCGAACGGCTGGCGTTAGGCAAATCGCTGGAGCAAAACGTGATCGACATCATCATGGAATCGGCGTCCGAGCGGGAAATGGCGCTGAAGATGGACAACATGGGCAAAGTGATTCGGGCGATCCGCGAAAGCCGCAGGGCGGATCAGGAGCAAGCAAAGAGCGGAAATCTGCGGTGA
- a CDS encoding YqhG family protein translates to MNQEEVRRYTERYFAAFSAHVLESHPAYFTVKLPEIVDKDIGNRPFYWSWVEKMNIPPQPLTLTFCFAPEQMPEGKRCEYLHFGSSRLAQIFRSARNHGRYVCLYEQAAAPTAARSARRRASAPLVPWLNVNLKISFVCDKKRDVLLSYGVNLHQPAIVHNFYPSLRTLPLGPAIPDYFYTLDRQLSLEQAAALVEREVNRFIARQDQRWAEEACARLQEEISILTAYYDNLAESDRPADEQPDDTSTEQQQAEQAAESAAPPAREAHSPLPPAAAPALLPANEQSHQAAQPAVPAAVAAPAAAGSILAFLRQHTIPETPTEEIDQSNWQQSTPAEEKARRIAELKWQYEPRIEVSVINAGLFYLARTPAGGSAAKQ, encoded by the coding sequence ATGAACCAGGAAGAAGTGCGCCGCTATACGGAACGGTATTTCGCAGCCTTTTCTGCGCATGTGCTGGAGTCGCATCCGGCCTACTTCACCGTGAAGCTGCCGGAGATCGTCGACAAGGACATCGGCAATCGCCCCTTCTACTGGTCGTGGGTAGAGAAGATGAACATCCCGCCGCAGCCGCTGACGCTCACCTTCTGTTTCGCGCCGGAGCAGATGCCGGAGGGGAAGCGCTGCGAGTACCTCCACTTCGGCTCGAGCCGCCTGGCGCAAATTTTCCGCTCGGCCCGCAACCACGGCCGCTACGTCTGTCTGTATGAACAGGCGGCCGCGCCAACAGCCGCACGCAGCGCGCGCAGACGCGCGTCGGCGCCGCTGGTCCCGTGGCTGAATGTGAACTTGAAAATTTCCTTCGTCTGCGACAAGAAGCGGGACGTCCTGCTCTCCTACGGTGTCAACCTGCATCAGCCGGCGATCGTCCACAACTTTTACCCATCCCTCCGCACCCTGCCGTTGGGTCCCGCGATTCCCGACTACTTTTACACCTTGGATCGGCAGCTGTCATTGGAGCAGGCGGCCGCGCTGGTCGAACGGGAGGTCAACCGCTTCATCGCGAGGCAGGATCAGCGCTGGGCAGAGGAAGCGTGCGCCCGCTTACAGGAAGAAATCAGCATCCTGACCGCTTACTACGACAATTTGGCGGAATCCGACAGGCCAGCCGATGAGCAGCCGGACGACACGTCAACGGAGCAGCAACAGGCCGAGCAAGCCGCCGAATCAGCAGCGCCACCCGCCCGCGAGGCGCATTCGCCGCTGCCGCCCGCGGCAGCACCGGCGCTGTTGCCGGCGAACGAACAATCGCATCAGGCAGCCCAGCCGGCCGTTCCCGCAGCGGTGGCTGCGCCTGCCGCCGCCGGCAGCATTCTCGCGTTCCTGCGGCAGCACACGATCCCCGAGACGCCAACGGAAGAGATTGACCAGAGCAACTGGCAGCAGAGCACGCCGGCGGAAGAAAAAGCGCGGCGGATCGCAGAATTAAAATGGCAGTATGAACCGAGAATCGAGGTGTCGGTGATCAACGCCGGGCTGTTTTACCTCGCCCGTACGCCAGCAGGCGGATCGGCGGCGAAGCAATGA
- a CDS encoding YqzE family protein, giving the protein MSFQDYLKYLVKRLLEYWETPAEERKKRKAARETWTARWFGLIPLSIRMFWRK; this is encoded by the coding sequence ATGTCCTTTCAGGATTATCTCAAATACCTCGTCAAGCGGCTCTTGGAGTACTGGGAAACCCCGGCGGAAGAGCGAAAAAAGCGCAAAGCGGCGCGGGAAACATGGACGGCGCGCTGGTTTGGCCTGATTCCCCTGTCCATCCGGATGTTTTGGCGCAAGTAA
- a CDS encoding shikimate kinase, with translation MNNLILIGFMGTGKSTVGEALARRLNWPLLDLDQLIREREQRSIPDIFATDGEAYFRSVETKLLQESLQPGRRVITTGGGVVLRPENVAAMLAGGVVIALKATPEEIIRRVSGDAQRPLLRGNVEQRVHQLLAERAGMYDFAPLQIETTGRPVAEIVDEIIARLVDQADFWRK, from the coding sequence ATGAACAACCTTATTTTGATCGGATTTATGGGCACGGGAAAGTCAACCGTCGGCGAAGCGCTGGCAAGACGGCTGAACTGGCCGCTGCTCGATCTGGATCAGTTGATTCGCGAACGGGAGCAGCGAAGCATTCCGGACATCTTTGCAACAGATGGAGAAGCGTATTTTCGCAGCGTGGAGACGAAGCTGCTGCAGGAGTCGCTGCAGCCCGGGCGGCGGGTGATCACGACCGGCGGCGGAGTGGTGCTGCGTCCGGAAAACGTAGCCGCGATGCTCGCCGGGGGGGTGGTGATCGCCTTGAAGGCGACGCCAGAGGAAATCATCCGGCGGGTTTCCGGCGATGCGCAACGGCCGCTGCTGCGCGGCAACGTGGAACAGCGGGTCCACCAACTGCTGGCCGAGCGGGCCGGCATGTATGACTTCGCTCCCCTGCAGATCGAGACGACCGGCCGCCCGGTGGCGGAGATTGTCGATGAAATCATCGCCAGGCTGGTTGATCAGGCTGATTTTTGGAGAAAATAG
- a CDS encoding stalk domain-containing protein → MNAMQKTSLLLCLTIFVVTGAIGLAVHWPKIEARLQQPVTQLAPSQSGTGDVDPFGLDPPLPSLVKDLNPRYAIRAELKTNQAKIVGSETIQFDNPGTPEIHLYLYDYSWSPMRVLSIRHGEAKLSFQRSGRVVRLANRFAEGERIALTIEFETTVPRSATRFGTKDDIWTLTNWYPMLGALNQAGKWYEPPRPVGYGDPFIYHYADYDVRFLSPQGYQWLSSWGRGERTRLAGGQQELRYQGRDLLNFALVGSPLYHVEQLDIDGLTVDIAVRDKSRLPQVKAIAEAAVKAYAEMFGELPYPHVGIAETGHTYAMEYANLAIFSSGMYHNNEIDHWLPHEIAHLWWYNSVATLESQTGWLDEGLVEWSVYLYLQKRHGQAMADTLMKEYQRDFADLRQRYPHGKLSKSLSQFSDFYEFDWTWYSKAAVLYDHLRRKIGDSRFASFLQRVQSDYRGKVIGAEHLDRALGRALHGQAAYFVPNLDKANREPLADPVVQYYVSTILNGVPYYPATPAREVGETVYLPLRDLMERLGFAVTWGEAGTIRLQTADKVLSLAEKGTEVTLNGTTYRLPQPLLEIADRTMVPLAFFRDVLKYQVEYDNAGKTVRITVPPK, encoded by the coding sequence ATGAACGCGATGCAAAAGACCAGCCTCCTGTTGTGTTTAACGATTTTTGTCGTCACGGGGGCGATCGGGCTGGCCGTCCATTGGCCGAAAATCGAAGCCCGTTTGCAGCAGCCGGTGACGCAGCTTGCGCCGAGCCAGTCGGGGACGGGCGACGTTGATCCGTTTGGCCTCGATCCGCCGCTGCCGTCGCTGGTAAAAGATCTGAACCCCCGTTATGCGATTCGCGCCGAGTTAAAAACCAACCAGGCGAAGATTGTGGGCAGCGAGACGATTCAATTTGACAATCCGGGGACGCCGGAGATTCACCTCTATTTGTACGATTACAGCTGGAGTCCGATGCGCGTGCTCTCCATTCGGCACGGGGAAGCAAAGCTGTCCTTTCAGCGCAGCGGCAGGGTGGTGCGGCTCGCCAACCGTTTCGCGGAGGGGGAACGGATCGCCTTGACGATCGAGTTTGAGACGACGGTGCCGCGCAGCGCGACCCGCTTCGGGACCAAGGACGATATTTGGACGCTGACCAACTGGTATCCCATGCTCGGCGCGCTGAATCAAGCGGGCAAGTGGTACGAGCCGCCCCGCCCGGTCGGCTATGGCGATCCGTTTATCTACCATTACGCCGACTACGACGTCCGTTTCCTCTCGCCGCAAGGGTATCAATGGCTGAGCTCGTGGGGCAGGGGCGAACGCACGCGGCTGGCGGGCGGACAGCAGGAGCTTCGCTATCAGGGGCGGGATCTGCTCAACTTCGCTTTAGTCGGCAGTCCGCTCTATCACGTGGAACAGCTCGACATCGACGGACTGACCGTCGATATCGCCGTGCGCGACAAAAGCCGCCTGCCCCAGGTAAAGGCGATCGCGGAAGCGGCGGTGAAGGCGTATGCCGAGATGTTTGGGGAACTGCCGTACCCGCATGTGGGGATCGCCGAGACCGGCCACACTTATGCGATGGAGTACGCCAACCTGGCCATTTTCTCCAGCGGCATGTATCACAACAACGAAATCGACCACTGGCTGCCGCACGAAATCGCCCACCTCTGGTGGTACAACAGCGTCGCGACGCTGGAGTCGCAAACCGGTTGGCTCGACGAGGGGCTGGTCGAGTGGAGTGTTTACCTCTATCTGCAAAAGCGGCACGGACAAGCGATGGCCGATACGCTGATGAAGGAATACCAGCGGGATTTCGCCGACCTCAGGCAGCGCTATCCGCACGGCAAGCTGTCGAAATCGCTCAGCCAGTTTAGCGATTTCTACGAATTCGACTGGACGTGGTACTCGAAAGCGGCTGTCCTCTACGATCACCTGCGCCGCAAAATCGGCGACTCGCGCTTTGCCAGCTTTCTGCAGCGCGTGCAGAGCGATTACCGCGGCAAGGTGATCGGAGCGGAACACCTTGACCGGGCGCTGGGCCGGGCGCTGCATGGACAAGCGGCCTACTTTGTTCCCAACCTGGACAAAGCCAACCGGGAACCGCTGGCCGACCCGGTTGTCCAGTACTATGTGAGCACCATCCTCAACGGTGTTCCCTACTACCCGGCCACGCCCGCCCGCGAAGTGGGCGAGACGGTTTACCTCCCGCTGCGCGACCTGATGGAGCGATTGGGGTTTGCGGTCACCTGGGGCGAAGCGGGAACCATCCGGCTGCAAACGGCGGATAAAGTGCTGTCCCTCGCGGAGAAGGGGACAGAGGTGACGTTGAATGGAACGACCTACCGCCTGCCGCAGCCGCTGCTCGAGATCGCGGACCGGACGATGGTGCCGCTGGCCTTTTTCCGGGACGTGCTGAAGTACCAGGTGGAGTACGACAACGCCGGCAAAACGGTACGGATTACGGTTCCGCCGAAATAG
- a CDS encoding LamB/YcsF family protein — translation MRLDINCDMGEGFGRLRVKEDIGILKWITSANIACGFHAGDPHVICGLVEEALRLGVKLGAHPGYPDFHGFGRRAMQLTPQEVYEIVLYQVAALDGITRALGGELHHVKLHGALYNEAAERPELAEAVVRAVADIREDLIVYALSGSALVQVCLEHGLTVAEEVFADRAYLPNGRLAPRELEGSVLISMDEQLEQTRQLVLEGRVRTVDGGEIELAADTLCVHIESPHILPFLKEVHRWAKASGVELRPFSDR, via the coding sequence GTGAGGCTGGACATCAACTGTGATATGGGGGAAGGGTTTGGCCGGCTGCGCGTCAAGGAGGATATCGGCATTTTGAAGTGGATCACTTCCGCCAACATCGCCTGCGGGTTTCATGCTGGTGACCCCCACGTGATCTGCGGACTGGTGGAAGAAGCGCTGCGCTTGGGAGTAAAGCTGGGAGCCCACCCCGGTTATCCCGATTTTCACGGATTTGGTCGGCGGGCGATGCAGCTGACGCCGCAAGAAGTGTACGAAATTGTCCTGTACCAGGTGGCTGCGCTGGATGGGATCACCCGCGCGCTGGGCGGGGAGCTGCACCATGTCAAGCTGCACGGGGCGCTGTACAACGAAGCGGCGGAACGGCCGGAGCTGGCGGAAGCGGTGGTGCGTGCCGTGGCGGACATCCGGGAAGACCTGATTGTTTACGCGCTGTCCGGCAGCGCACTGGTGCAAGTCTGTCTGGAGCACGGCCTGACGGTCGCGGAAGAAGTGTTTGCCGATCGGGCTTACCTGCCCAATGGACGCCTCGCCCCACGCGAGCTGGAGGGCAGCGTGCTGATCAGCATGGACGAACAACTGGAACAGACCAGACAGCTCGTGCTGGAAGGACGCGTGCGCACCGTGGACGGGGGCGAGATTGAACTGGCGGCCGACACCCTCTGCGTCCACATCGAGAGCCCGCACATCCTGCCGTTTCTCAAGGAAGTGCACCGCTGGGCCAAAGCAAGCGGTGTGGAGCTGCGGCCGTTTTCCGACCGCTAA
- a CDS encoding YlbG family protein — protein sequence MRERRLGLAVWVKNVRAAKNLRKFGTIHYISKRLNYVAMYVDADKIDETIRVMERLNFVTKVERSRRHEIPTVYNNARPDKAKEFDYRLEKSQLMALTESLTAEAGDKNGESAVSSVR from the coding sequence ATGAGGGAAAGACGACTGGGATTGGCTGTTTGGGTGAAAAACGTGCGGGCTGCCAAAAACCTGCGCAAGTTCGGCACGATCCACTACATTTCCAAACGCTTGAACTACGTTGCCATGTACGTCGACGCGGATAAAATTGATGAAACCATTCGGGTGATGGAGCGGCTTAACTTTGTGACCAAAGTGGAACGGTCCCGCCGCCACGAAATCCCCACGGTGTACAACAATGCGCGTCCCGACAAGGCGAAAGAGTTCGACTACCGTCTGGAAAAGTCCCAGTTGATGGCCTTGACGGAGTCGCTGACTGCGGAAGCGGGCGATAAAAACGGGGAGTCGGCGGTTTCCTCCGTTCGCTGA
- a CDS encoding ISNCY family transposase, which translates to MTRAELKKVLVVEKILGGHMTNGEGAAALGLTVRQVIRLKKKYVEEGGAQALVHRNRGRKPSHALSEEVKERVAALYAAKYHGSNNCHYAELLAEHESIQLSPSSVRRILLEKGIKQAKQRRRSKAHQPRQRKPQAGMLWQIDATPYAWLEDRTPAFTLHAAIDDATGTVVGAVFRPTECREGYSLVMQQGIQKYGVPLGLYSDRHTIFRSPNEKLTVEQELVGETKPLSHFGKAMAELHIEHIKAITPQAKGRIERLWKTFQDRLVIELRLLGAKTMEEANAALPKLLEKHNRQFAVKPKEAESAYIPLDPTVNLNYVFTIREYRRLGPGNTISYNGTIYTLAKPANLRFGTKEMVEVRETLTGEVLLWIQGMPLALKATEKPQRKAAAETKKASSASPRKPAADHPWRMYRNKNPLQNNTKSTADQAT; encoded by the coding sequence TTGACGAGAGCAGAACTGAAGAAGGTACTTGTGGTGGAGAAGATTCTCGGAGGACACATGACGAACGGGGAAGGAGCTGCAGCACTGGGGTTAACGGTACGGCAAGTGATCCGGCTGAAGAAGAAATATGTGGAAGAAGGAGGAGCGCAGGCGCTCGTACACCGCAATCGGGGAAGGAAGCCGAGTCACGCGTTGTCAGAGGAGGTGAAGGAACGGGTGGCGGCGCTTTACGCCGCGAAGTACCACGGCAGTAACAACTGCCATTATGCAGAACTTCTCGCGGAGCACGAATCCATACAACTAAGTCCTTCCAGCGTTCGACGCATTCTGCTGGAAAAAGGGATCAAGCAAGCCAAACAGCGGCGGCGAAGTAAAGCGCATCAGCCGCGTCAACGTAAGCCGCAGGCTGGAATGCTGTGGCAGATCGACGCCACGCCATATGCCTGGCTGGAGGACCGTACACCAGCCTTTACGCTCCATGCGGCGATTGACGATGCGACAGGCACCGTCGTCGGTGCCGTATTTCGGCCGACGGAGTGTCGCGAAGGCTATTCGCTCGTCATGCAGCAAGGCATACAGAAATACGGCGTGCCGCTTGGCCTGTACAGTGACCGGCACACAATCTTTCGATCGCCTAATGAGAAACTGACCGTGGAGCAGGAACTAGTCGGCGAAACGAAGCCGCTCTCCCACTTCGGCAAGGCGATGGCTGAGCTTCACATTGAGCATATCAAGGCCATCACACCACAGGCCAAAGGCCGCATAGAAAGGCTCTGGAAGACGTTTCAGGATCGCCTGGTCATCGAATTGCGGCTGCTCGGCGCAAAGACAATGGAGGAGGCCAACGCGGCGCTGCCAAAGCTGCTGGAGAAACATAATCGCCAATTCGCAGTGAAACCAAAGGAAGCGGAGTCGGCATACATACCGCTGGATCCAACGGTCAACCTGAACTATGTGTTCACCATTCGCGAATATCGGCGGCTCGGGCCCGGCAACACGATATCCTACAACGGCACGATCTACACGCTCGCCAAGCCAGCGAATCTGAGGTTTGGCACGAAGGAGATGGTTGAAGTGCGGGAAACGTTAACCGGTGAAGTTCTCTTGTGGATCCAAGGAATGCCGCTGGCTCTGAAGGCAACAGAGAAGCCCCAACGCAAAGCAGCGGCGGAAACAAAAAAGGCGAGTTCTGCGTCGCCACGCAAACCCGCCGCCGATCATCCGTGGAGGATGTATCGGAACAAAAACCCACTTCAGAATAACACAAAATCAACAGCAGACCAAGCCACCTGA
- a CDS encoding YlbF family regulator, whose amino-acid sequence MNATETLDMTLMIDEAYTLAQMINDSREVAEYLAAKQRMEQDAEAQRLRRLFAQKKEQYEEVQRFGKYHPDFARVSEELRETKRALDQLESVRAFKKAEERLDEMLYEVSRTIADAVSPAIKVPSNNPFLEALSGGCGSGGSCGCGKQTRG is encoded by the coding sequence TTGAACGCTACGGAAACATTAGACATGACCTTGATGATAGACGAGGCCTACACACTGGCGCAAATGATCAACGATTCCCGGGAGGTGGCGGAGTACCTGGCGGCCAAGCAACGGATGGAGCAGGATGCCGAGGCGCAGCGCCTGCGCCGGTTGTTTGCGCAAAAGAAAGAACAGTACGAAGAGGTGCAGCGGTTCGGCAAATACCATCCCGACTTTGCGCGGGTCTCGGAAGAATTGCGCGAGACGAAACGCGCATTGGATCAGCTGGAATCGGTACGGGCATTCAAAAAGGCGGAAGAGCGGCTCGACGAGATGCTGTACGAGGTAAGCCGGACGATTGCCGACGCCGTCTCGCCGGCGATCAAGGTGCCGAGCAACAACCCGTTTCTGGAGGCGCTGAGCGGCGGCTGCGGGTCGGGCGGAAGCTGCGGCTGCGGCAAACAAACGCGCGGATAA